The following nucleotide sequence is from uncultured Erythrobacter sp..
AGCAGATAGCCAGTGGCAGCCAGCACGATGAACAGTTGGTAGCCCCAGAACACAAACCGCGCGAGCGACGGAAAGGCCAAAGTGGTGCGGCACGTGCGCTGCACGACGTAGAAACTGGTCGCGATCAAAGCATTGCCGCCGAACGCGAAAATCACCGCCGAAGTGTGCAGCGGACGGACGCGGCCGAAATTGAAGTAGGGCTCGATATTGAGCGCCGGAAATGCCATTTGCAGCGCGATGAACACGCCCGCGAGTAGACCCGCGATGCCCCAGAACATCGTCGCGATGATGCCCCAACGGATGACTTCATCGTCATATTTCGATGGGTCGGTCGGCATCTTGAAGATGCCCTGCGCCTTGGCCAACGGGTCATAACTCGTCAGCGTCACCACCATGACCAGCACTGCGACCAGCGCGATGATGCCCATATGGATCGCGAAACCGCTGTCCTGAGCGCCCGCGATTGCGGCAATGCAGGCAAGCAGGACCAAGGCCCAGATGCCAAACCGTCCAAGTACACCTTCCATGTCGATTATCCCTTTTGTCCCGTGCGGGGCCTGACTTGAGGCCTAGCGCGGGGCGATTTTGCGGTATTTGATCTGGATCAAGTTTGCGGAGGTTTTTCCTGCGGCGCGGCGTTTCCGGCTTCTGCTGCGAGCGCCGCGATGTCTTTGAGGCGCACGATCGACCGCCCCTCGGTCTCGACCAACCCAGCTTCGCGCAGTTCGGTGAACTGGCGGCTGACAGTCTCGATCTTCAGGCCCAGACTGTCGCCAATGTCGCGGCGGCTCATCGGGAGTGACAGTTCGCACACGCCGCAGGTGCAGCCGCACATCCGCTCAGCCATCGAAACGAGGAAGTCCGCGATCCGCTGACGCGCGGATTTGTGCCCCAGCTGCATCATCTTGGTGCGGCTGCGATGAAGCGCCTGCAGAGACCGGGTCAGCACCGAGCGCAGCACGATCGGATCGTCTTGCGCAACATCGAGGAACTGGTTCGAGGGGAAGATGACGAGCTCAAGATCGCTCAATGCGACCAGGCGAAAATCAGCATCGGCCTGGCGCAAGACCGAGACGATATCGTCAGCGAAATGGAAGGCGAGCACATGGTTGTTTGTGTGCGCTTCGCAGGTGTTGGTGGCCGTTACGCCGGTCGACTGTGCAACCAGCTTGGCGCAGCCTCTGGCAACATAGACGAGCCTGTCCTCCGATTGATTGCCCGGAAGCTCGCGGCCACGCTCAAGCGCGCGGTATCGCCCTACCGCGCACAGGCGCTCGGCTGTGTCCTCGGGACCATTGCCGAACGGCACGGCGGCTCGGAACGAGGCCATGCTCGCTAGCTCAGGAGATTGGCTGAGTGTTGCCATAATGGAATAAGGAAGTGCTGCATCATCGCAGCCGCGTCTTTGATCCGGATCAATGAAGCGCGATTATTTTCCAGGCTATTCGACCTCTCGAAGCAGCAACAACCCTGGGCCGCGACGGGCGGCCACTGCTGCTCATTGGGATGAAAAATGAAAACTCTGCTTGTGATGACGAGTGCCGCACTCGCACTCGCTGCAACCCCCGCCATGGCTCAGGATCGCGCCGGCGATGTTCAGTTCAAAGTGCTCGCAACCGGCGTCTTGCCCGATGGCGAAATCGATCAGGTCAATGTCGATGTCGTAGGCCTGCCCGTTGATCTCGACACCAAGGCCAACGACAATTTCGTGCCCACAATCGCGGTCGAGTATTTCGTGACCGACAATTTCTCGATTGAGACGATTGCAGGCACCACGCAGCACGATGTCGATGCAATTGCTGGTTTGCCCGATGGGACCGAGCTTGTGTCAGACGGGCTTTTGCTACCCGCGACTGTCACGGCGAAGGCGCATTTCGATGTAGGCGGCGTCAAGCCTTATGTCGGTGCGGGAGCTGCCTATTTCATCTGGCTTGACGTCGATGATACGGCTGCTGGAACGGTCGCGCTCGGTGTTACCAACACGACCCTTTCCGACGAGTTCGGATTTGTCTTTCAGGCCGGTGTCGATGTTCCCGTCGGGGATGATGGCTTCGGCGTCAGTCTCGATGCAAAGCGCTACTTCATCGGCACCACCGCGCGGTGGTTCGTTGGTGAGACGCTTGTGATCGAGAATGATCACAACCTTGATCCTTGGGTGCTGAGCGCAGGGGTGAGCTATCGATTTTGAGTAAAGGACCGGAGCTGCTTGGGTTCGCTTACCCGAGCAGCCGCCCGGCCACCGCGTCCAGCTTTGCCACCATATCCGGATCGTGCTCGTCGGGCGCGGTGATCACTGCGTCGTCCAGCGCGGTATCGATGGGGCAAGCGGGGCGTTTCTTGGGAAGGGCTTCGATGAAGTTTTTCACCATGGTTCGCGCCAGTTCGCCGTTGCTTTCCATCTGCGCGATTACTTGCGCGACATCGACCGCTTCGCCGTCCCGCCAGCAATCGTAGTCGGTGACCATGCCGACCAGTGCGTATGGCAGCTCGGCCTCGCGCGCGAGCTTGGCTTCGGGCATCGCGGTCATGCCGATAATGTCGGCGCCCCACGCCCGGTACAACCGGCTTTCGGCGCGGGTTGAGAACTGCGGGCCTTCCATTGCGAGATAGGTCGCGCCAGTGGCGACTTTGCCCCTGGCCTTGGAAATCGCCTTGCCCGCCATTTCGGAGAGGCGCGGGCAGACCGGATCGGCCATCGAGACATGGGTGACGAAACCGCTGCCGAAAAAGGTGCTTTCGCGGCCCTTGGTGTTGTCGATGAATTGTTCGACGACTGCGAAGCGGCCTGGCTCGATTTCCTCGCGCAGTGATCCGACCGCCGAAATCGCCAGAATGTCCGTGCAGCCCGCGCGTTTTAGCGCATCGATATTTGCGCGGGAATTCAGCTCGCTTGGCGAGACCGGATGGCCGCGACCGTGGCGCGGCAGAAACCGCACTTTCACATCCCCGATGCGTCCACACAGGATGTCAT
It contains:
- a CDS encoding Crp/Fnr family transcriptional regulator, with the translated sequence MASFRAAVPFGNGPEDTAERLCAVGRYRALERGRELPGNQSEDRLVYVARGCAKLVAQSTGVTATNTCEAHTNNHVLAFHFADDIVSVLRQADADFRLVALSDLELVIFPSNQFLDVAQDDPIVLRSVLTRSLQALHRSRTKMMQLGHKSARQRIADFLVSMAERMCGCTCGVCELSLPMSRRDIGDSLGLKIETVSRQFTELREAGLVETEGRSIVRLKDIAALAAEAGNAAPQEKPPQT
- a CDS encoding OmpW family outer membrane protein, which codes for MKTLLVMTSAALALAATPAMAQDRAGDVQFKVLATGVLPDGEIDQVNVDVVGLPVDLDTKANDNFVPTIAVEYFVTDNFSIETIAGTTQHDVDAIAGLPDGTELVSDGLLLPATVTAKAHFDVGGVKPYVGAGAAYFIWLDVDDTAAGTVALGVTNTTLSDEFGFVFQAGVDVPVGDDGFGVSLDAKRYFIGTTARWFVGETLVIENDHNLDPWVLSAGVSYRF
- the mtnP gene encoding S-methyl-5'-thioadenosine phosphorylase, translated to MASEWCIGIIGGSGLYAMEGIEDEQWLAIETPWGEPSDDILCGRIGDVKVRFLPRHGRGHPVSPSELNSRANIDALKRAGCTDILAISAVGSLREEIEPGRFAVVEQFIDNTKGRESTFFGSGFVTHVSMADPVCPRLSEMAGKAISKARGKVATGATYLAMEGPQFSTRAESRLYRAWGADIIGMTAMPEAKLAREAELPYALVGMVTDYDCWRDGEAVDVAQVIAQMESNGELARTMVKNFIEALPKKRPACPIDTALDDAVITAPDEHDPDMVAKLDAVAGRLLG